One segment of uncultured Jannaschia sp. DNA contains the following:
- a CDS encoding alkane 1-monooxygenase, whose product MTITTLADDRVRAPLRALPFWVSLTLVPMVWFAAIQGGWWVALVPFYSWGMYSLLDALAGLEEGNADPEMERSGLGWYRAITLIWAPVQFATLFGLIWYATRADHLGAWELWGLFFGMGVLSGTVGINYSHELMHQKPRLDRWLGDILLAMVLYSHFRSEHLLVHHRYVATPRDPVTARYNEGFHRFFPRVLRQSLASAWNAEAAMLARKGVSRWHRSNPFWRYWALQGAMLLLALILGGWVGLVLFLVQAASAIWQLELVNYIEHYGLTRRHLGDGKYEPVRPHHSWNSAQKASNWLLINLQRHSDHHYKPDRPFPLLQTYAPDDAPQLPAGYPVMTFAAMIPPLWRRMMNPKVRAWRARFYPDIEDWSAYKTASNPLPR is encoded by the coding sequence ATGACCATCACCACGCTTGCCGACGATCGCGTCCGCGCGCCGCTGCGCGCCCTCCCGTTCTGGGTGTCGCTGACGCTCGTGCCGATGGTGTGGTTCGCCGCGATCCAGGGCGGGTGGTGGGTGGCTCTGGTGCCGTTCTATTCCTGGGGCATGTACTCGCTGCTCGATGCGCTCGCCGGGCTGGAAGAAGGCAATGCCGACCCCGAGATGGAGCGTTCGGGCCTCGGGTGGTACCGGGCGATCACGCTGATATGGGCCCCGGTCCAGTTCGCGACGCTGTTCGGCCTGATCTGGTACGCGACCCGCGCCGACCATCTGGGCGCGTGGGAGCTGTGGGGCCTGTTCTTTGGCATGGGGGTCCTCTCGGGGACCGTCGGCATCAACTACAGCCACGAACTGATGCACCAGAAGCCGCGTCTCGACCGCTGGCTCGGCGACATCCTCCTGGCGATGGTGCTGTATTCGCATTTCCGCTCGGAACACCTCCTTGTGCATCATCGCTATGTCGCCACGCCGCGCGACCCGGTGACGGCGCGCTATAACGAAGGCTTCCACCGCTTCTTCCCGCGTGTCTTGCGGCAGTCTCTCGCCTCGGCCTGGAACGCCGAAGCGGCGATGCTGGCCCGGAAGGGCGTGTCCCGCTGGCACCGCTCGAATCCGTTCTGGCGCTACTGGGCCCTGCAGGGCGCAATGCTGCTCCTCGCGCTGATCCTCGGGGGGTGGGTCGGGCTGGTCCTCTTCCTCGTGCAGGCGGCCTCGGCGATCTGGCAGCTCGAACTCGTCAATTACATCGAGCATTACGGCCTGACCCGCCGGCACCTCGGCGACGGCAAGTACGAGCCGGTCCGCCCGCACCATTCGTGGAACTCGGCCCAGAAGGCGTCGAACTGGCTGTTGATCAATCTCCAGCGCCATTCGGACCATCACTACAAGCCCGACCGGCCCTTCCCGCTCCTGCAGACCTATGCGCCGGACGACGCGCCGCAACTGCCGGCGGGCTATCCGGTGATGACCTTTGCGGCGATGATCCCGCCGCTCTGGCGCCGGATGATGAACCCGAAGGTCCGCGCGTGGCGGGCGCGGTTCTACCCCGATATCGAGGATTGGTCCGCCTACAAGACGGCGTCGAACCCGCTGCCGCGCTAG
- the lpxK gene encoding tetraacyldisaccharide 4'-kinase codes for MRAPGFWSRPPGVAATLLAPLGALYAAATARRVARTGAPVGVPVICVGNLTAGGAGKTPTVIALAERLVARGVAVGIVSRGYGGSLKGPVRVDPMRHEAGEVGDEPLLMAAFAPVWVARDRAEGARAAVAGGAAVVLLDDGFQNPSVAKDLSIVVVDTGAGFGNGRILPAGPLREPVATGLARADLTLSIGSPDQQAALVLPEPPPRLRGRLEPLGTGMDWTGLPVFAFAGIGRPEKFFDTLRELGADIRGTEALGDHQPLTPALLRRLGDRAARLSAQPVTTEKDAVRLPPSLRGRVMTIPVRLRLEDWSDLDARLATLGL; via the coding sequence ATGCGGGCGCCCGGCTTCTGGTCGCGTCCGCCGGGCGTGGCTGCGACGCTTCTGGCCCCGCTGGGCGCGCTCTATGCCGCCGCGACGGCGCGCCGGGTCGCGCGGACCGGCGCCCCGGTCGGCGTGCCGGTGATCTGCGTCGGCAACCTGACGGCGGGCGGGGCGGGCAAGACACCGACCGTCATCGCCCTGGCCGAGCGGCTGGTGGCGCGGGGCGTCGCGGTCGGAATCGTGTCGCGCGGCTATGGCGGGTCGCTGAAGGGCCCTGTGCGTGTCGATCCCATGCGCCACGAGGCGGGCGAGGTCGGGGACGAACCGCTCCTGATGGCGGCCTTCGCGCCGGTTTGGGTCGCCCGCGACCGGGCGGAGGGCGCGCGCGCTGCCGTCGCGGGCGGGGCCGCGGTCGTCCTTCTGGACGACGGGTTCCAGAACCCGTCGGTGGCGAAGGATCTGTCCATCGTCGTGGTCGATACGGGCGCGGGCTTCGGCAATGGCCGCATCCTGCCGGCCGGGCCCCTGCGGGAGCCGGTGGCGACGGGCCTTGCGCGGGCGGATCTGACGCTTTCGATCGGATCGCCGGACCAGCAGGCGGCGCTGGTCCTGCCCGAGCCGCCGCCGCGCCTGCGCGGACGGCTGGAGCCGCTCGGCACGGGCATGGACTGGACCGGGCTACCGGTCTTCGCCTTCGCGGGCATCGGGCGGCCCGAGAAATTCTTTGACACGCTGCGCGAGCTGGGTGCCGACATTCGCGGGACCGAGGCGCTGGGCGATCACCAGCCGCTGACCCCAGCGCTTCTGCGCCGCTTGGGCGACCGGGCGGCGCGGCTTTCGGCCCAGCCCGTCACCACCGAGAAGGATGCCGTCCGACTGCCGCCGAGCTTGCGAGGCCGGGTCATGACGATCCCGGTGCGCCTCCGGCTGGAAGACTGGAGCGACCTCGACGCCAGGCTCGCGACGCTGGGCCTCTAG
- a CDS encoding TldD/PmbA family protein yields MTDLSDLTRDLLHAARAAGAEAADALAVDGTSVSIDVLKGKLEHAERSEGVEIGLRVLLGRRQACVSASDTRPETMARMAERAVAMAREAPEDPNCGLADPDQLARDWDVAALDLVDPAEPLSPAELQDMAARAEAAALAVDGISQVSAAGAGVGDRRIHLAATNGFEGGYRRTATSLSCVAITGEGTGMERDYYGDSRIHCADLDDPETVGRIAAERTVARKGAIKPPTGAVPVVYDERVAGGLIGHLLGAINGSSIARGASFLRDAMGEPVLPNGLSLTEDPSMPRISGSRPFDGEGLPVGRRDLVRDGVLQGWVLDLATGRKLGLGSTGNASRGTSAPPAPSSGNVVLTPGNRTRDDLLAEMGTGLLITSMIGSSINPTTGDYSRGASGFWVENGEIVRPVNECTVAGNLRDMLRRIVPANDARGWVGRQVPSLLVEGLTIAGE; encoded by the coding sequence ATGACCGACCTCTCCGACCTGACCCGCGACCTTCTGCACGCGGCCCGCGCCGCCGGGGCCGAGGCCGCGGACGCGCTGGCCGTCGACGGGACGTCCGTGTCCATCGACGTTCTGAAGGGCAAACTCGAACATGCCGAACGCTCCGAGGGCGTCGAGATCGGGTTGCGCGTCCTGCTCGGGCGGCGGCAGGCCTGCGTCTCGGCCAGCGACACGCGCCCGGAAACGATGGCCCGCATGGCCGAGCGTGCCGTTGCCATGGCCCGCGAGGCGCCCGAGGATCCCAATTGCGGGCTAGCCGATCCCGATCAGCTGGCGCGGGACTGGGACGTCGCCGCGCTGGATCTCGTCGATCCGGCCGAGCCGCTGTCGCCCGCCGAGTTGCAGGACATGGCCGCGCGGGCCGAGGCCGCCGCGCTGGCCGTCGACGGCATCTCGCAGGTTTCGGCGGCGGGCGCGGGCGTCGGCGACCGCCGCATCCATCTCGCCGCGACCAACGGGTTCGAGGGCGGATACCGCCGCACCGCGACCTCGCTCTCCTGCGTGGCGATCACCGGCGAAGGCACCGGGATGGAGCGGGATTACTATGGCGACAGTCGCATTCACTGTGCCGATCTGGACGACCCCGAGACCGTGGGCCGCATTGCCGCCGAACGCACCGTGGCACGCAAAGGCGCCATCAAGCCGCCGACCGGCGCGGTGCCGGTCGTCTATGACGAACGGGTCGCGGGCGGCCTGATCGGCCACCTTCTGGGCGCGATCAACGGCTCCAGCATCGCGCGAGGCGCCAGCTTCCTGCGCGACGCGATGGGCGAGCCGGTGCTGCCGAACGGGCTGTCGCTGACCGAGGATCCGTCGATGCCCCGCATCTCGGGCTCGCGCCCCTTCGACGGCGAGGGCCTGCCAGTCGGACGCCGCGACCTGGTGCGGGACGGCGTGCTGCAGGGCTGGGTTCTGGACCTCGCGACGGGGCGCAAGCTGGGACTGGGCTCGACCGGCAACGCGTCGCGCGGCACATCGGCGCCGCCCGCGCCCTCTTCGGGCAATGTGGTCCTGACGCCGGGCAACCGCACGCGCGACGACCTCTTGGCCGAGATGGGCACCGGCCTTCTGATCACCTCGATGATCGGCTCCTCGATCAATCCGACCACGGGCGACTATTCGCGCGGGGCGTCGGGCTTCTGGGTCGAGAACGGCGAGATCGTCCGCCCGGTCAATGAATGCACCGTCGCGGGCAATCTGCGCGACATGCTGCGCCGCATCGTCCCGGCGAACGACGCGCGGGGCTGGGTCGGACGGCAGGTGCCGTCGCTGCTGGTCGAGGGGCTGACGATTGCCGGCGAGTGA
- a CDS encoding SDR family oxidoreductase, producing the protein MSPVLTDRTVLITGASRGIGAAAARAFAEAGANVVLCARSTDPIADLAGEIGARALAVPCDVARWHEVATAVDAARSTFGSLDVVIANAGMIEPIGPLAESDPEAWGAAIDVNLKGVYHVLRAALPVMPVGGTAITISSGAAHRALAGWSQYCTSKAGAKMLTEAAHAEHGDSLRIMGLSPGTVATQMQREIKASGIGPVAQLDWSDHIPPEWVARALIWMCGPDADVHKGTELSLRDEDLRARIGLA; encoded by the coding sequence ATGAGCCCAGTCCTGACAGATCGCACCGTCCTGATCACCGGCGCCTCGCGCGGCATCGGCGCGGCCGCGGCCCGTGCCTTCGCCGAAGCCGGCGCGAATGTCGTGCTCTGCGCCCGGAGCACCGATCCCATCGCCGATCTAGCGGGAGAGATCGGCGCGCGCGCGCTGGCCGTGCCCTGCGACGTGGCCCGCTGGCACGAGGTGGCGACCGCGGTCGACGCCGCCCGCTCGACCTTCGGGTCGCTCGATGTCGTGATCGCCAACGCGGGCATGATCGAGCCGATCGGACCCTTGGCCGAGAGCGATCCCGAGGCCTGGGGCGCCGCGATCGACGTCAACCTCAAGGGGGTCTACCACGTGCTGCGCGCGGCGTTGCCGGTGATGCCGGTGGGCGGGACGGCGATCACCATCTCGTCGGGGGCGGCGCATCGCGCGCTGGCGGGCTGGTCGCAATACTGCACCTCGAAGGCCGGGGCGAAGATGCTGACCGAGGCGGCCCATGCCGAACACGGCGACAGCCTGCGGATCATGGGTCTGTCGCCCGGCACGGTGGCCACGCAGATGCAGCGCGAGATCAAGGCGTCGGGCATCGGCCCCGTGGCGCAGCTCGACTGGTCGGACCATATCCCGCCCGAATGGGTGGCCCGCGCGCTGATCTGGATGTGCGGCCCCGATGCGGATGTCCATAAGGGCACCGAACTCAGCCTGCGCGACGAGGATCTGCGCGCCCGGATCGGCCTCGCGTGA
- a CDS encoding DsbA family protein has product MMQRRTALSLLAVGTAAGGASLFLTRPEGPAAFDLSARAQGAIEIEDITLGDANAPVKVVEYASYTCPHCAAFHEDTFKAFKRDYIDTGRAHFTYREVFFDRYGLWAAMVARCAGADRYFGVSDILYRTQNEWARAGDPAAVAAALKRVGAQAGLDAAAVDACLQDAEMAESLVAWYQTNAERDGVRSTPSFLIDGEMHSGNLSLAQLGQLIDDAS; this is encoded by the coding sequence ATGATGCAACGACGCACCGCCCTGTCCCTTCTCGCCGTCGGCACCGCCGCGGGGGGCGCCTCGCTCTTCCTGACCCGGCCGGAGGGTCCGGCGGCCTTCGATCTGAGCGCGCGCGCGCAGGGCGCGATCGAGATCGAGGACATCACGCTAGGCGATGCAAACGCACCGGTGAAGGTGGTCGAATATGCCAGCTACACCTGCCCGCATTGTGCCGCCTTCCACGAGGACACGTTCAAGGCGTTCAAGCGCGACTACATCGATACCGGCCGGGCGCATTTCACCTATCGGGAGGTGTTCTTCGACCGCTACGGCCTTTGGGCGGCGATGGTCGCGCGCTGCGCGGGCGCGGACCGCTATTTCGGCGTCTCCGACATCCTCTACCGCACGCAGAACGAATGGGCGCGCGCGGGTGATCCCGCCGCCGTGGCCGCCGCGCTCAAGCGCGTGGGCGCGCAGGCGGGGCTGGATGCGGCCGCCGTGGATGCCTGCCTGCAGGATGCCGAGATGGCCGAGAGCCTTGTCGCCTGGTACCAGACCAATGCTGAGCGCGACGGCGTCCGCTCGACCCCGTCTTTCCTGATCGATGGCGAGATGCATTCGGGCAACCTGAGCCTTGCGCAACTGGGCCAGTTGATCGACGACGCGAGCTGA
- a CDS encoding DUF4170 domain-containing protein — protein MVQRLHLVFGGELINPGSTQFADVEKIDIVGMYPDYASAYDAWKGAAHRTVDNAHARYFIAHIHRLRDEETAASPTEELG, from the coding sequence ATGGTCCAGCGCCTGCACCTCGTCTTCGGCGGCGAGCTGATCAATCCCGGCTCGACCCAGTTCGCCGATGTCGAGAAGATCGACATCGTCGGAATGTACCCCGATTACGCGTCCGCCTACGACGCCTGGAAGGGCGCCGCCCACCGGACCGTCGATAATGCACATGCGCGCTATTTCATCGCGCATATCCACCGCCTGCGCGACGAGGAGACGGCCGCCTCGCCCACCGAGGAGCTGGGCTGA
- a CDS encoding 3'(2'),5'-bisphosphate nucleotidase CysQ, translating to MPASDRAAPDDAALLEEAARAAGAIARRHFGTGPECWDKGEGQGPVTEADLEIDAMLRDMLTAARPDYGWLSEESPDGPERLERRRVFVVDPIDGTRAFIAGETSFSHALAVVEDGVPHAAAIHLPLKDRMYVAARGHGATRNGCTIAPSGRDGWDGARVLGAKANFHPDRWRAGRPPVKAGFVPSLAYRLALVAEGRFDAMLTLRPSWEWDIASGALIVAEAGGTVHDRRGAALRFNNAHPQVDGVVAGTPSVQAAMIAGLA from the coding sequence TTGCCGGCGAGTGACCGCGCCGCCCCCGACGATGCCGCGCTTCTGGAAGAGGCCGCCCGTGCCGCGGGCGCGATCGCACGTCGTCATTTCGGAACCGGCCCCGAATGCTGGGACAAGGGCGAAGGCCAAGGTCCGGTGACCGAGGCCGATCTCGAGATCGACGCGATGCTCCGCGACATGCTGACAGCGGCGCGGCCCGACTATGGCTGGCTGTCCGAGGAAAGCCCCGACGGCCCCGAGCGGTTGGAGCGGCGGCGCGTGTTCGTCGTCGACCCGATCGACGGCACCCGTGCCTTCATCGCGGGCGAGACAAGCTTCAGCCACGCGCTTGCCGTGGTCGAGGACGGGGTGCCGCATGCTGCCGCGATCCACCTGCCCCTGAAGGACCGAATGTATGTCGCGGCACGCGGTCACGGCGCGACCCGCAACGGGTGCACCATAGCGCCCTCGGGGCGGGACGGCTGGGACGGCGCGCGGGTGCTGGGGGCCAAGGCCAACTTCCACCCCGACCGCTGGCGCGCGGGCCGGCCGCCGGTCAAGGCGGGCTTCGTGCCCTCGCTGGCCTACCGCCTGGCACTGGTGGCCGAAGGGCGGTTCGACGCGATGCTGACCCTTCGGCCCAGTTGGGAGTGGGACATCGCGTCGGGCGCCCTCATCGTGGCCGAGGCGGGCGGCACCGTCCACGACCGGCGCGGTGCCGCGCTGCGCTTCAACAATGCGCACCCGCAGGTCGACGGCGTCGTCGCCGGGACGCCCTCGGTTCAGGCCGCGATGATCGCCGGACTGGCGTGA
- a CDS encoding DUF2125 domain-containing protein yields the protein MSRHAAAGAAALLLTTAPAAWADLSAEAVWADWQALYERFGGQLTATSESYEGGVLTLEGVQLGSDLAGAEMTSSGVGPIRLIEQSDGSLTVEIPERIPFETTTTVDDETITQSGEMTFTGTDLVIREAGAGRTYDMTADAFAYVFDVPETENQEETAVSMTMRDIASTYTSGQGGSATSFVQDLTASAMAVIVGVEGEDAMDVTYEMTGITSSFAGDYGEGTVEPGASLSDLGLTYGGAIKHTGSTLSVAGTGSSGPLQIDGTSEAGSIDIDLTTEKLGYTVASTGGQLTAQVPQFPLPIAISMDELRSGFAMPIGAGPEERPFGLDIAMMNLVVDDALWSLFDPTGQLPREPATLIVDVDGSAVMTADIFGDPEAMAALGGPPGELKSATIDEIRLTVAGAELRADGAVTFPTPDPSQPVGTVNLALDGGNALLDALVALGFVPAQNAGFIRGMAGAVARPVGDDQLESTIEFTPGGGISANGMPLR from the coding sequence ATGTCGAGACATGCCGCCGCCGGCGCCGCCGCACTCCTCCTGACCACGGCCCCTGCCGCTTGGGCAGATCTGAGCGCCGAAGCGGTCTGGGCCGATTGGCAGGCGCTCTACGAGCGCTTCGGCGGCCAGCTGACCGCCACCAGCGAAAGCTACGAAGGCGGCGTGCTGACGCTCGAGGGCGTACAGCTCGGCAGCGACCTCGCCGGGGCCGAGATGACCAGCAGCGGCGTCGGCCCGATCCGCCTGATCGAGCAATCCGACGGCAGCCTGACGGTCGAGATCCCGGAGCGCATCCCCTTCGAGACGACGACGACCGTCGACGACGAGACCATCACCCAGAGCGGCGAGATGACCTTCACCGGTACGGACCTCGTGATCCGCGAGGCGGGCGCGGGCCGGACCTACGACATGACGGCCGATGCCTTCGCCTATGTCTTCGACGTCCCCGAGACCGAGAACCAGGAGGAAACGGCCGTCTCGATGACCATGCGCGACATCGCTTCGACCTACACCTCGGGCCAGGGCGGTTCAGCGACATCGTTCGTTCAGGACCTGACGGCCTCGGCCATGGCGGTGATCGTCGGTGTCGAGGGCGAGGACGCGATGGACGTGACCTACGAGATGACCGGCATCACCTCATCCTTTGCAGGCGATTACGGCGAGGGTACGGTCGAGCCGGGCGCCTCGCTTTCGGATCTCGGCCTGACCTATGGCGGCGCCATTAAGCATACGGGCAGCACGCTGTCGGTCGCGGGCACCGGCAGCTCGGGCCCGCTCCAGATCGACGGGACATCGGAAGCGGGCAGCATCGACATCGACCTGACCACCGAAAAGCTGGGCTACACGGTCGCCTCGACCGGCGGGCAGTTGACCGCGCAGGTGCCGCAATTTCCGCTGCCGATCGCGATCTCGATGGACGAACTCCGCTCCGGCTTCGCGATGCCCATCGGTGCGGGCCCGGAGGAGCGGCCCTTCGGCCTCGATATCGCGATGATGAACCTCGTGGTGGACGACGCGCTCTGGTCGCTTTTCGATCCGACGGGACAATTGCCGCGCGAGCCTGCGACCCTGATCGTCGATGTCGACGGAAGCGCGGTGATGACGGCCGACATCTTCGGCGACCCCGAGGCCATGGCGGCACTCGGCGGCCCTCCGGGCGAGCTGAAATCGGCCACCATCGACGAGATCCGGCTGACGGTCGCGGGCGCCGAGCTGCGCGCCGATGGTGCCGTGACCTTCCCGACACCCGACCCCAGCCAGCCGGTCGGCACGGTGAACCTCGCGCTCGACGGCGGCAACGCCCTGCTCGACGCGCTGGTGGCCCTCGGTTTCGTGCCCGCCCAGAACGCGGGCTTCATCCGGGGCATGGCGGGGGCTGTGGCGCGGCCCGTGGGCGACGACCAGCTCGAATCCACCATCGAGTTCACGCCCGGCGGCGGCATTTCGGCCAACGGCATGCCGCTTCGCTGA
- a CDS encoding DUF721 domain-containing protein: MAVYRKGARRVSTLVERDIRKMGERRGFSETRLLTHWAEIAGPEIAAVSRPVKVAFPRQGFGAVLTLLTTGAQAPMLDMRLPALRERVNACYGYAAISRIVLTQTAPTGFAEGQAAFAPAPAARPAPSPKTVEKARATTAGVSDDGLRTSLERLATNIISRPSA, from the coding sequence ATGGCCGTGTATCGCAAGGGCGCCCGCCGCGTCTCGACGCTGGTGGAGCGCGACATCCGCAAGATGGGCGAGCGTCGCGGCTTCTCGGAGACGCGGCTCCTGACCCATTGGGCCGAGATCGCGGGCCCCGAGATCGCCGCCGTCAGCCGCCCGGTCAAGGTCGCGTTCCCGCGGCAGGGCTTCGGCGCGGTGCTGACGCTGCTGACCACCGGCGCGCAGGCCCCGATGCTGGACATGCGGCTTCCGGCGCTCCGCGAGAGGGTGAACGCCTGCTACGGCTACGCCGCCATCAGCCGCATCGTCCTGACGCAGACCGCGCCCACGGGATTCGCCGAGGGGCAGGCCGCCTTCGCCCCCGCCCCCGCCGCGCGACCCGCGCCATCCCCCAAGACGGTCGAGAAGGCGCGCGCCACGACCGCGGGCGTATCCGATGACGGTCTGCGGACATCGCTTGAACGGCTCGCGACCAATATCATATCGAGACCAAGCGCCTGA
- a CDS encoding A/G-specific adenine glycosylase, translated as MRERSTALLAWYDRHARDLPWRVPPGSDARPDPYRIWLSEVMLQQTTVAAVKAYFATFTRTWPGVDDLAAAEDAEVMAAWAGLGYYARARNLLACARMVSRDLGGVFPDTEAELLRLPGIGPYTAAAIAAIAFQRRAVVVDGNVERVMTRLEAIETPLPAAKPLIREVAEAMTPEARPGDHAQAVMDLGATICTPKSPACILCPLSEGCAGRQLGIAATLPRKLPKKARPERRGLVYVARRGADWLTEIRPPKGLLGGTRGFPTSDWSEAPAPAPPFAADWVRAGEVAHGFTHFTLTLDVMTTDMAGNPDRGSFGPLDPGDLPTLFRKVHDSVT; from the coding sequence ATGCGTGAGAGATCGACGGCGCTGCTCGCATGGTACGACCGCCATGCCCGCGACCTGCCGTGGCGGGTGCCGCCCGGCTCGGACGCGCGTCCCGACCCCTATCGCATCTGGCTGTCCGAAGTGATGCTCCAGCAGACGACCGTCGCCGCGGTGAAGGCCTATTTCGCGACATTCACGCGGACCTGGCCCGGCGTCGATGACCTCGCCGCCGCCGAGGATGCCGAGGTGATGGCCGCATGGGCGGGCCTCGGCTACTATGCGCGGGCGCGCAACCTTCTGGCCTGTGCGCGTATGGTGTCGCGCGACCTCGGCGGCGTGTTTCCCGATACCGAGGCCGAACTTCTGCGCCTGCCGGGCATCGGCCCCTATACCGCCGCCGCCATCGCCGCGATCGCCTTCCAGCGGCGCGCCGTGGTGGTCGATGGCAACGTGGAACGCGTGATGACCCGGCTCGAGGCGATCGAGACGCCGCTTCCCGCCGCCAAGCCCCTGATCCGCGAGGTCGCGGAGGCCATGACCCCAGAGGCGCGGCCCGGCGACCACGCACAGGCCGTGATGGACCTCGGGGCCACGATCTGCACGCCCAAGTCGCCCGCCTGCATCCTCTGCCCCCTGTCCGAGGGATGCGCGGGTCGCCAATTGGGGATCGCAGCAACCCTGCCCCGGAAGCTGCCGAAGAAGGCCCGACCCGAACGGCGTGGCCTCGTGTACGTCGCCCGGCGCGGAGCTGACTGGCTGACCGAGATCCGGCCGCCGAAGGGCCTGCTGGGCGGGACGCGCGGCTTTCCGACCTCGGACTGGTCCGAAGCGCCCGCTCCCGCGCCGCCCTTCGCCGCCGACTGGGTTCGGGCGGGCGAGGTGGCGCATGGCTTCACCCATTTCACGCTGACGCTGGACGTGATGACGACCGATATGGCGGGCAATCCCGATCGCGGCAGCTTCGGCCCGCTCGATCCCGGCGATCTGCCGACGCTGTTCCGGAAGGTCCACGATTCGGTGACGTAG
- a CDS encoding 3-deoxy-D-manno-octulosonic acid transferase, which produces MLPRSVALSAYLAWSNRATGFGERMLKRRLAAGKESAERLEERRGIPSKARPDGQLMWIHAASVGESVSVLEMIRRMGEEQPDLSFLVTTGTVTSAGVLADRLPPRTVHQFVPLDVRPWVRRFLDHWAPTVVVLAEGEIWPALIYEAHLRRIPITLINARMTAAAHGRWRYLKGAARALMHRIDHVQAQETETARRLTDLGLPIERLEVTGTLKEGSAALPHDEAERVRLAGLLAGRPVWLAASTHPGEDEMAALAHSVARRSWHKLMLVVAPRHPERGDGVAAIFRDGGWKVAQRSKDEDITPDTEVYVADTMGEMGLWYRLCPVSFVGGSMVEIGGHNPFEPAALGSAIVHGPHIHNFADIYGRLTEASATRAVGDGDALGPAIARTLEPDEAARLAHAAWEVCSAGADVTERAMDLLFAILDGAA; this is translated from the coding sequence ATGCTTCCGCGCTCCGTCGCGCTGTCGGCGTATCTGGCCTGGTCGAACCGCGCGACGGGCTTCGGCGAGCGGATGCTCAAGCGCCGCCTTGCCGCGGGCAAGGAGAGCGCCGAGCGGCTGGAGGAGCGGCGCGGCATCCCGTCGAAGGCCCGGCCCGACGGCCAGCTGATGTGGATCCACGCCGCCAGCGTCGGCGAGAGCGTGTCCGTCCTCGAGATGATCCGCCGCATGGGCGAGGAGCAGCCGGACCTGTCGTTCCTCGTGACGACCGGCACCGTGACCAGCGCGGGCGTGCTGGCGGATCGCCTGCCGCCGCGCACGGTCCACCAGTTCGTCCCGCTCGACGTTCGCCCCTGGGTGCGCCGTTTCCTCGACCACTGGGCCCCGACCGTGGTGGTCCTGGCCGAGGGCGAGATCTGGCCCGCCCTGATCTACGAGGCGCATCTCCGCCGCATCCCGATCACGTTGATCAACGCCCGGATGACGGCGGCGGCGCACGGACGCTGGCGCTATCTCAAGGGGGCGGCGCGGGCGTTGATGCACCGCATCGACCATGTTCAGGCGCAGGAGACCGAGACCGCGCGGCGGCTGACCGATCTGGGCCTGCCGATCGAGCGGCTGGAGGTGACCGGCACCCTGAAGGAGGGGTCCGCCGCCCTGCCCCATGACGAGGCCGAGCGGGTGCGGCTGGCCGGGCTGCTGGCCGGGCGCCCGGTCTGGCTGGCCGCGTCCACCCACCCCGGCGAGGACGAGATGGCGGCGTTGGCGCATTCGGTCGCGCGTCGCTCGTGGCACAAGCTGATGCTGGTCGTCGCCCCTCGTCATCCCGAGCGGGGCGACGGGGTCGCGGCGATCTTCCGCGATGGCGGCTGGAAGGTCGCGCAGCGCTCGAAGGACGAGGACATCACCCCCGACACCGAGGTCTACGTCGCCGATACGATGGGTGAGATGGGTCTCTGGTATCGCCTCTGCCCCGTCTCCTTCGTCGGCGGTTCCATGGTCGAGATCGGAGGGCATAATCCGTTCGAGCCCGCCGCTCTCGGCAGCGCGATCGTCCACGGCCCCCATATCCACAACTTCGCGGATATCTACGGTCGCCTGACCGAGGCATCAGCGACCCGCGCCGTGGGAGATGGCGACGCGCTCGGCCCTGCCATCGCGCGCACGCTGGAGCCCGACGAGGCGGCGCGTCTGGCCCATGCCGCATGGGAGGTCTGTTCGGCCGGTGCCGACGTGACCGAGCGGGCGATGGACCTGCTCTTCGCCATTCTCGACGGCGCCGCCTGA